The Ramlibacter algicola genome segment GGTGTACGGCCGCATGTACCAGACGCCGTTCGCCGACCGCGTGCGCAACGAAGCGGGCATCGCGACGATGGCCGTCGGCGCCATCACCGATGCGGACCAGGTCAACAGCATCATCGCGGCCGGGCGTGCGGACCTGTGCGCGATCGCACGGCCACACCTGGCCGATCCGGCCTGGACGCTGCACGAAGCCGCCAAGCTCGGGTACACCGGCGTGCGCTGGCCCGTGCAGTACCTGTCGGGCAAGTCGCAGCTGGAGCGCAACCTCGAACGCGACCGGCAGGTGGCCGCGCAGAACGCCGGCCTGAGTGCCCTCGAGCAGGCCAACCGGGCGCAGGGCGCCTGAGCCCACGACAAGGAGACGACATGCAGGACACGGACAACCGGGTCGACCCGGCGCTGGTGGCGGGCAACCGCAAGAAACTGGCAGGCTATGCCGCACGCCACTTCGGCTGGTCGGTGCAGGGCAAGGTCGCGACCATCACGCTGAACCGGCCCGAGCGCAAGAACCCGCTCACGTTCGATTCGTACGCGGAACTGCGCGACCTGTTCGGCCAGCTGCGCCATGCCACCGACGTGCATGCCGTCGTGGTGACGGGCGCGGGCGGCAACTTCTGCTCCGGCGGCGACGTGCACGAGATCATCGGCCCGCTGGTGCAACTCGAAGCGCCGGAACTGCTGATGTTCACGCGCATGACGGGCGACCTGGTGAAGACGATGCGCGCGTGTCCGCAGCCGATCGTCGCGGCGATCGACGGCGTGTGCGCCGGGGCTGGCGCGATCGTCGCGATGGCTTCCGACCTGCGCCTGGGAACGACGCGCAGCAAGACCGCGTTCCTGTTCAACCGCGTCGGCCTGGCCGGTTGCGACATGGGCGCCTGCGCGCTGCTGCCGCGCATCATCGGCCAGGGGCGTGCGAGCGAACTGCTGTACACGGGCCGCTCGATGACGGGCGAGGAGGGCGAGCGCTGGGGCTTCTTCAACCGCCTGTGCGAGCCGGACGCCGTGCTCGCCGAAGCGCAGAAGCTCGCCACCGACATCGCGTCCGGCCCGACCTTCGCCAACGGCATCACCAAGACCATGCTCCACCAGGAGTGGG includes the following:
- a CDS encoding enoyl-CoA hydratase family protein, which produces MQDTDNRVDPALVAGNRKKLAGYAARHFGWSVQGKVATITLNRPERKNPLTFDSYAELRDLFGQLRHATDVHAVVVTGAGGNFCSGGDVHEIIGPLVQLEAPELLMFTRMTGDLVKTMRACPQPIVAAIDGVCAGAGAIVAMASDLRLGTTRSKTAFLFNRVGLAGCDMGACALLPRIIGQGRASELLYTGRSMTGEEGERWGFFNRLCEPDAVLAEAQKLATDIASGPTFANGITKTMLHQEWAMTIDQAIEAEAQAQAICMMTEDFTRAYKAFVARQKPVFEGN